In Lutra lutra chromosome 6, mLutLut1.2, whole genome shotgun sequence, the following are encoded in one genomic region:
- the RWDD1 gene encoding RWD domain-containing protein 1 isoform X6, which yields MVMIFTLVTAVQEKLNEIVDQIKTRREEEKKQKEKEAEEAEKQLFHGTPVTIENFLSWKAKFDAELLEIKKKRMKEEEQAGKNKLSGKQLFETDHNLDTSDIQFLEDAGNNVEVDESLFQEMDDLELEDDEDDPDYNPADPESDLTD from the exons ATGGTGATGATCTTTACTTTAGTGACTGCTgtacaagaaaaattaaatgaaatagtagatcaaataaaaactagaagagaagaagaaaagaaacaaaaagaaaaagaggcagaggaagctgAAAAG caaTTATTTCATGGCACTCCTGTTACAATTGAGAATTTCTTAAGCTGGAAGGCCAAGTTTGATGCAGaactcttggaaattaaaaagaaacgaatgaaagaagaagaacaagcaggaaaaaataaattaagtg ggAAACAGCTCTTTGAGACAGATCATAATCTTGACACATCTGATATCCAGTTTCTGGAAGATG CTGGAAACAATGTGGAGGTAGATGAATCTCTGTTCCAAGAAATGGATGACTTGGAGCTAGAGGATGATGAGGATGATCCAGACTATAATCCTGCTGACCCAGAAAGTGATTTGACTGACTAA